One genomic segment of Pseudonocardia sp. T1-2H includes these proteins:
- a CDS encoding MFS transporter codes for MTSPDPAATRIRPVVVLLGLLALAANLRTALAGYPPLLETVRAQLGVSSGAAGLVQAGAVLMMAVGSFVGSGIGVRFGRERAAGGAVGLVALGSVLRAIPALAPLIAGSLVVGLGIGLAGVLLAGIVKEHLAARAGAVTGGYVVAMMVGATVASAVAVPLSVGLGGWSFSLAVWAVPAVVACAVWAPVALRVGRPDRSAPSVRLPWRDPFARKAACYMSGTSLMFYGWLTWLSPYYESHGWSPQRAGLLLAVWSVAQIPAALLAPVLAERRRRWRFWGSLTLACGLAGTLGALLLAEPGVVGPWPWAVLMGIGVGAGFPMGLTVIAWNTPDGATSAATSGFAMGIGYLAAGLGPLLMGVLIDLTGGYVAAIVVLLVAGAVQWLAIWRIGDRPDPATAPH; via the coding sequence GCTGCTGGAGACGGTCCGGGCACAGCTCGGGGTCTCCTCGGGCGCCGCCGGCCTGGTGCAGGCCGGGGCGGTGCTGATGATGGCCGTCGGGTCGTTCGTCGGGTCCGGGATCGGCGTCCGGTTCGGCCGGGAGCGCGCCGCGGGCGGCGCGGTCGGGCTGGTGGCGCTCGGCAGCGTCCTGCGCGCGATCCCGGCGCTGGCCCCGCTGATCGCGGGCAGCCTCGTCGTCGGGCTCGGGATCGGGCTCGCCGGGGTGCTGCTCGCCGGGATCGTCAAGGAGCACCTGGCCGCCCGGGCAGGCGCCGTGACGGGCGGCTACGTGGTCGCGATGATGGTCGGCGCGACCGTCGCGTCGGCCGTCGCGGTGCCGCTGTCGGTCGGACTGGGCGGCTGGTCGTTCTCGCTCGCGGTGTGGGCGGTGCCGGCGGTCGTCGCCTGCGCGGTGTGGGCGCCGGTGGCGCTGCGCGTCGGCCGGCCGGACCGGTCCGCGCCATCGGTGCGGCTGCCGTGGCGGGACCCGTTCGCCCGGAAGGCCGCCTGCTACATGTCCGGGACGTCGTTGATGTTCTACGGCTGGCTGACCTGGCTCTCGCCGTACTACGAGAGCCACGGCTGGAGCCCGCAGCGCGCGGGCCTGCTGCTCGCGGTCTGGAGCGTCGCGCAGATCCCGGCCGCGCTGCTCGCCCCGGTGCTGGCCGAACGTCGCCGACGCTGGCGGTTCTGGGGCTCGCTCACGCTCGCCTGCGGGCTGGCCGGGACGCTCGGCGCGCTGCTGCTGGCGGAGCCGGGCGTCGTCGGCCCATGGCCGTGGGCGGTGCTGATGGGGATCGGTGTCGGCGCCGGCTTCCCGATGGGCCTCACGGTGATCGCGTGGAACACCCCCGACGGTGCGACCAGCGCCGCCACCAGCGGGTTCGCCATGGGCATCGGCTACCTGGCGGCCGGGTTGGGGCCCCTGCTGATGGGGGTGCTGATCGACCTGACCGGCGGGTACGTCGCCGCGATCGTGGTGCTGCTGGTCGCCGGGGCGGTGCAGTGGCTGGCGATCTGGCGGATCGGGGACCGGCCCGATCCGGCTACGGCCCCGCACTAG
- a CDS encoding CHAD domain-containing protein yields the protein MTRTDPVTGARNGRRPISVADLPAPLTATPADPPAHHVRAALDLRLRALLAHDPGTRVGTDIEDLHQMRVSVRRMRAALKAARPLLDGPWSDGLREELGRLGRALGPVRDLDVLLLRLGGEAASLPAAERRAAEQLVAALETEREQARAEMLAALSAPRYAALLERLADAIRLPLPTPSATQAQPELVDLVRREAHKLRRNVERAGEHPPDATLHELRIRVKRVRYVGELVVPMLGRPVKRLLQATAVLQEVLGDHQDACVAEERIRGLLDGLGESPDALMVFVAGRLVERERTRAEQKRTEWWVAWEQVRERAAEL from the coding sequence GTGACGCGCACCGACCCCGTGACCGGAGCCCGCAACGGGCGGCGGCCGATCTCCGTCGCCGACCTCCCCGCGCCGCTCACCGCGACCCCCGCGGACCCGCCGGCGCACCACGTCCGCGCCGCGCTGGACCTGCGGCTACGGGCCCTGCTCGCGCACGACCCGGGGACCAGGGTCGGCACGGACATCGAGGACCTGCACCAGATGCGGGTATCGGTGCGGCGCATGCGGGCCGCGCTGAAGGCCGCCCGCCCGCTGCTCGACGGCCCGTGGTCCGACGGGTTGCGCGAGGAGCTCGGCCGGCTCGGCCGGGCGCTCGGCCCGGTCCGGGACCTCGACGTCCTGCTGCTGCGGCTCGGCGGGGAGGCGGCGAGCCTGCCGGCGGCCGAGCGACGGGCGGCGGAGCAGCTCGTCGCGGCCCTGGAGACCGAACGCGAGCAGGCCCGGGCGGAGATGCTGGCCGCCCTCTCCGCGCCCCGCTACGCCGCCCTGCTGGAGCGGCTGGCGGACGCGATCCGGCTGCCCCTGCCCACCCCTTCGGCGACGCAGGCGCAGCCCGAGCTCGTCGACCTCGTCCGCAGGGAGGCGCACAAGCTCCGGCGCAACGTGGAGCGGGCCGGGGAGCACCCGCCGGACGCGACCCTGCACGAGCTGCGGATCCGGGTGAAGCGCGTCCGGTACGTGGGCGAGCTGGTGGTGCCCATGCTCGGCAGGCCGGTCAAGCGGCTGCTGCAGGCGACGGCGGTGCTCCAGGAGGTCCTCGGGGACCACCAGGACGCCTGCGTGGCCGAGGAGCGGATCCGTGGCCTGCTCGACGGGCTGGGCGAGTCCCCGGACGCGCTCATGGTGTTCGTCGCCGGCCGGCTCGTCGAGCGCGAGCGGACCCGCGCCGAGCAGAAGCGCACCGAGTGGTGGGTGGCCTGGGAGCAGGTCAGGGAGCGCGCCGCGGAGCTGTAG